DNA from Verrucomicrobiia bacterium:
GGATTTCTGGAAGAACGAGTCGCTCAGCTCGATCGCGGACACCGGAACAGGTTATGGCCTTGGGAGAGGTCGGGGAAGGGTCCCCTGTGGATCCGCAGGGATCGGCTGGGGGCAAGAATGGCGCCAGCTCCCGGCGCACTGAGGACTCCCGCGCCTGTCCGCAGGGACTCCGGCGGTCCCGTTCAAACCCCTGAATTCAGCGCATGCCGCGCTGCGGCCACATCGGCGGTGATCTGCGATTTCAGGGCTTCGGCGTCGGGAAACCGTTGTTCCCCGCGCAACCGCTCGACGAAGGTCGCCTCCAGTTCCTCCCCATAGAGGTCCCCTGCGAAGTCCAGCAGGTGCACCTCACACCGCAGGGGGCCGCCGTCCGGCGACACCGTCGGTCGGGTGCCAAGGTTCAGGACGCCCGGGTGATCGGTTCCGGCCGCGATCCGGCGGATCCGGACCGCGAACACACCGCCGGTGGGCAGTTCAAGGCCGGCGACATCGAGATTTGCGGTCGGAAACCCAAGGGTCCGCCCCCGGGCGTCCCCGGCGATCACCCTAGCGGAAACCGCATACGGGCGGCCCAGCAACTCCGAGGCTTCGTCGAGTGCCCCGGCGCGGAGGTGGGAGCGGATTCTCGAACTGCTGACGACCTCGCCACCGAGGGATACCGGTGGCGCCACGTGGACATGAAATCCGTGTCCGTCGCCCAGCGCCCGCAGCAGATCCACCGTGCCGGTTCGGTCGCGCCCGAACTGGAAGCCTTCGCCCACGCTGAGGCTGCGGATGCGTCCGGTCTCGCGCAGCAACGTCTCGATAAACGCCCGACCCTCAAGGGCGGCCAGCGCCGTCGTGAAGGGGATCACCAGCGCGGCGTCAAGGCCGAGCGCCTCGATTGCACGGAGCCGCTGCGGGAGCGACTGCAGCAGCCGCGGGGCGCGGTCGGGCCGGACGACGGACAGCGGGTGGGGATCGAAGGTCAGCGCGACGGCCGCACCCGCGACGGTGGAGGCGTGGACGATTGCATGTCGGAGCACGTGCTGGTGACCCAGATGCACGCCATCGAACATCCCAAGGGCCAGGCAGAGCCCATGGGCCGGGCGGGGCAGGGTGGCGGGGCTCCGGGTGACCAGCATGGGCAGATCAGGCGTTGGACGTCCCGGGTTACTCCCACGAGCGGAGCCGCACCAGCGGGATGATGCGCTCCGCGAGTGCCGGTTTGTCGAGACGCAGCAGGTCGGCCAGCGGCAACGCCCCGGCGAGGTCGAAGCGGCCGGAACCGGTGCGGCGCAGCGCTGAAAGATGGGCGCCGCAGCCGAGCCGTTCCCCGAAGTCCTGCGCCAGGGATCGGACGTAGGTGCCCTTGGAACAGCTCACCCGGAAATAGGCGAAGGGCTCCTCGTAGTCGGTGAAGCGGAAGGTGTGGATGTGCACGCGCCGCGGTTCCCGAGGCACCTCCCGGCCCTGTCGCGCCAGCCGGTGCAGGGGGATTCCTCGGACCTTGATGGCGCTGACCATCGGCGGGGTCTGCAGTTGTTCGCCGAGGAATCCGGCCGCGGCGTCGTTCAGGGCTTCGAGTGTGAGCGGCGGCACGGCGCGCGTCGAGGTCAGCTCACCGTCCGCGTCATAACTGTCGGTCGTCTCCCCCAGGCGCATGGCGCCCTCGTACACCTTGTCGGAGGCCATGAAGCGCTCCGACATCCGGGTGGCCTTGCCGATCACCAGGATGAGCAGCCCGGTGGCCATGGGATCGAGCGTTCCGCAGTGCCCGACCTTGTCCAAACGGAAGTGGTTTCGGACCTTGGCCACCACGTCGTGGGAGGTCCACTCCGGCGGCTTGTCCACCAGCAGGGCGCCGTCAAACGGCGTGTGGGCGGGCGTCATTTGCGAGCCGGCAGCGGCTTTCCGTTGAGGGCCAGGCGGATCGCGGAGAGCAGGCGCCGCTGCAGTCCCAGCGGGGAGCCCTGGTAGCGGGCGCCTGCGGCAGCCTTGTGCCCGCCGCCGCCAAACAACGCGGCAATCGCGCTCACGTCCACCCGGTCGCTCTTGCTGCGCAGGCTCAGCCGGGTGAGGTCGGGTTCCATTTCCTCCAGCATCACGGCCACCACCACCCCCTCGATGGCGCGGATGTGGTCAATCAGGCCCTCACTTTCCTCCGGTGCCGCGCCGGCCCGGCTGTAGTCGGACTGCTTCAGCCAGAAATAGCCCACCTGGTTGTTGTGGGTGAGCCGAAACTTGTTGTACACCTGCCGCAGCAGGCGCACCCGGGTCAGCGGATAGCTCTGGTAAACCTCCTCGCAGATCCGGCCGAGGTCGGCGCCCGCCTCGACCAGTTCCGCCGCGGTCCGCAACGTGTCGGGCGTGGTCGTGGCGTATTGGAAGCTGCCGGTGTCGGTGCTGACGGCGGCAAACAGGCAGTCGGCGATCGGCCGGGTGATCTTCCAACCCGCCCAGCGGCACAGGTCGTAAATCAGCTCGCCGGTGCTCGGCTCGCGCGGGGAGATCCAGTTGATGTCTGCATACCGGGTGTTGCTGCCGTGATGGTCAATGTTGAGGAA
Protein-coding regions in this window:
- the truB gene encoding tRNA pseudouridine(55) synthase TruB is translated as MTPAHTPFDGALLVDKPPEWTSHDVVAKVRNHFRLDKVGHCGTLDPMATGLLILVIGKATRMSERFMASDKVYEGAMRLGETTDSYDADGELTSTRAVPPLTLEALNDAAAGFLGEQLQTPPMVSAIKVRGIPLHRLARQGREVPREPRRVHIHTFRFTDYEEPFAYFRVSCSKGTYVRSLAQDFGERLGCGAHLSALRRTGSGRFDLAGALPLADLLRLDKPALAERIIPLVRLRSWE
- a CDS encoding bifunctional oligoribonuclease/PAP phosphatase NrnA; its protein translation is MKPAPKAVEQILEALATCRTVCVVGHIRPDGDCIGSQVGLGLALEGAGKSVTIWNDDGCPEKLRILDPGRRVTAPVPGRKFDAVIATDCASFERLGRCGEHVGDRRVFLNIDHHGSNTRYADINWISPREPSTGELIYDLCRWAGWKITRPIADCLFAAVSTDTGSFQYATTTPDTLRTAAELVEAGADLGRICEEVYQSYPLTRVRLLRQVYNKFRLTHNNQVGYFWLKQSDYSRAGAAPEESEGLIDHIRAIEGVVVAVMLEEMEPDLTRLSLRSKSDRVDVSAIAALFGGGGHKAAAGARYQGSPLGLQRRLLSAIRLALNGKPLPARK
- a CDS encoding bifunctional riboflavin kinase/FAD synthetase — protein: MLVTRSPATLPRPAHGLCLALGMFDGVHLGHQHVLRHAIVHASTVAGAAVALTFDPHPLSVVRPDRAPRLLQSLPQRLRAIEALGLDAALVIPFTTALAALEGRAFIETLLRETGRIRSLSVGEGFQFGRDRTGTVDLLRALGDGHGFHVHVAPPVSLGGEVVSSSRIRSHLRAGALDEASELLGRPYAVSARVIAGDARGRTLGFPTANLDVAGLELPTGGVFAVRIRRIAAGTDHPGVLNLGTRPTVSPDGGPLRCEVHLLDFAGDLYGEELEATFVERLRGEQRFPDAEALKSQITADVAAARHALNSGV